The following proteins are co-located in the Silene latifolia isolate original U9 population chromosome 1, ASM4854445v1, whole genome shotgun sequence genome:
- the LOC141648566 gene encoding uncharacterized protein LOC141648566 — protein MATSSTPSTTSLGKDSWLRSVMDKCILKDDGSNFLEWESNIKSAALSDNVLTYLTDAPPIEPGARASSAVRTAYDDYVRMLNDIKNVLIWSISPKLKPSCISLNAYEIFTRMITMFSQTPKVRQYDTAARFFEAKLEKGQKVGPHVLQMVEYVDILERLGCKIPKTLVVDRILHSLPTKFAHFRVHYNMNGMDKSYHEIHALLTQAERDMEASGSEKGDVLTMKLKNMSLGVKKGKGKQKSQFKKSSKKIDKGKGKAVVNDNPKAKSVKLSEAECFHCNGKGHYRRSCPKYLEDLKEGRVTPIGMISLSM, from the coding sequence atggcaacttcatcaactccatcgactacttcactaggcaaagattcatggctaaggtccgtaatggacaaatgtattttaaaagatgacggtagtaactttcttgaatgggaatccaacatcaaaagtgccgcgttgtccgacaatgtgctcacttacttaaccgatgctcctcctatcgagcccggtgcaagagcttcatcggcggtgcggaccgcctatgatgactatgtgaggatgttgaatgatatcaagaatgtgttgatatggtcaatatcgccaaagctcaagccatcatgcatttctttaaatgcttacgagatattcactcgtatgatcactatgttttcacaaacacctaaagtccgtcaatacgatacggcggcacgcttctttgaagctaagcttgagaagggccaaaaggttggtccccatgtccttcaaatggtcgaatatgttgacatcctagagcgtctagggtgtaagattcctaaaactcttgtggtggatcgtatccttcactcacttcccaccaagtttgcccactttagggtacactacaacatgaatggtatggataagagttaccatgaaattcatgcactcctcacccaagcggagagggatatggaggctagtgggagtgaaaagggagatgttttaaccatgaagttaaagaacatgtctcttggagtcaagaaaggaaaagggaaacaaaagtcccaattcaagaaatcgtcaaagaaaattgacaagggaaaggggaaggccgttgtgaatgacaatcccaaggcaaaaagtgtcaagctctccgaggccgaatgtttccattgtaatgggaaggggcattataggaggagttgtcccaaatacttggaggatctcaaggaagggcgtgtgacgcctattggtatgatttctctctctatgtga